CGACACACCCAAAAGGTGAGGACTTGGAGAGAAACGACGGCTCGTCCGAACGGCCTTACTTCATGTCCCTCGAGCTGCACGAAATCCTCTCCAAGGCGACGGAGGAAGACCACGATGATGTCGAGCAGGGGGATTCTGCAAAGCAGGCGGACgaggtgaaggtggaggaggagactcCTCTTCAGGAGCAACCAGACGGGCAGATACAACTGAAACAGCACGCCGTGCTGAAGCAGGGCAACGAGGAGCAGCAGCCGCTGCAGGCCGAcgctgaagaggagaaaaaagaggaagaagaagaagaagagaaagtgattcaggaggaggagtctgagcagagagaagaagctgagaagaaagaagaggtgGAAACGCAGGAGATGAAAcatgaggagaagaaagaggaagagaaggaggaggtggagaaagagaagactggtgaaaaggaagaaaatccTCCCGCTGCGCCACAAGAGTAGAAGTCCCCAGCAATGAAAGGCGGAGAAATGAGGCTCGGTAAACCTCACAAGATGGATAGAAATGTTTCTACGACTTAGCTGAAGCTTAAATATGAGAGGGCCCTGCTGTGCGAGAGTTGCCGCGTGCGGCTGGAGAGGCTGGTTGTCCACGTGCGAAGGTCAAAGCAGGTCAAAAGCCCGGTGCATCTCTGTAgcttggaaaacaaaaaaaaagctctctcGTGTTGGTTTTAGAACAGTGTTGGTTTTGATATTGTGACGATCTGTAGAACATCGTGAGTGCTGAACCTGTGCCTGATTGCTGTCACTGATATTTGTTGTCTTAATCTGGTTGCCTAATGCACTACAAAACCGTGTTTacagtcaaaacacacacatctcaatCAACGGTGAATCTCTTTTCACTGTTTACAATAATACCAGCCAACGCCAAAATGTTACACATATTTGATATAATGTATGaatattgcatttttcttttcctatggaactatatatatatatatatgtatatatagctGCAGCATTGTACGTCTGTTACGTATTTTCTTTGGCTTCAGGCCCGTAGAGATCCGAGATGGGATTCCACGTATTGTATTGCCACCTACTTGCCTTGGTATTTCGGACTGGCGTAAGTGCTGCGTTTGTGTCGCCGTGACGCAATCGCCGTGACCTCTCTGCggaccccccgtccccccgtcccagTAGTTAACTGATTCCACCCGCCTCGCTGTGCCCCTgtcctctcgctgtctctctatCTAAGTGCTGCATGGTTTTGACATGGCCTTCTGAATGCTCCCGACTAACAACTTAATACTCTGGATGCTTTTGTaccgttttttgtgtttgtcaccTTGTGAAAGATGTAAGTTGATTTTTCTCAATGAATTTACTGATGGCATTCCATATTTATTGGATGTAAATCTTGATTAAAGGTGATTGTAGTTAATCAGTGGTGCTGTTATGGCTAAACGTGTGGGTTTGAAGGTGGTCCGGCGTTTGGAGGCAGGTGAGTTTTTATGTCCACAAAATGGGCCAGGACTAATTTTACATGTTGAAGTAATTTGACCAGAGAGAAGAGAATCTGCCTGGGGTACATTCATTTAGACATCATATTTTGATATCCAGAAATATTCGATTTAATATGGAAAACATAATATAAATTGAAGAAATAACAACCATTTGTCATAGATTTATGAATATTCTCATTATGTTCAGTTCTGACCCTATAGGGCTTCCATAGAGAGGGAAACGCAACACGGGTTTACGCATGAATGGCAGAAGAACACTacagccccccaaaaaagactTATTTTATATCAATAACTCACTACATTGAATTTGTAAGAAAAGCCTTTTCTCACATGCCACCACTGCCAACAGGGAATCgaaaattgttttgttgtttttaaaagcgATTCTTTGTTCACCGTCGAGCTATGTGAGAAGTCACAGAGGGTGAGTGAAGATGTACAGATGACGATGTTGGAGGTAAGATACTCCTTCAAGTGACGCTTTAACTGTCCCTCTTAGGGACGGGAGGCTCTTCAGCTGAAAGGCAAAACATGCTAAAGAGAGGCAATGCATGAATAGGAGAATAGTTCAATGACTATTTAGTGTTGGCATGTTTTTGGTAAAATGTCCTCAACTGCTTCTGTCCGTCACAGTGGAGGATCTGGAGCGCAACGATGGGTCAGCAGAGAGGCCGTATTTCATGTCCCAGAAGCTGCTCGACCTCCTAAAGAAGTCCAATGAACAAGCCAAGTCTGTGGattaagcgtgtgtgtgtgtgtgtgtgtgtgtgtgtgtgcgtgcggttgTGTTGGTGTAAGGGGAAAGCAGAACATAAAGAAAGGTTACTGTGCCATTTCCTTTGTTGGTACAAGTACGTCTGTCTTATGCTTTCAAATGAGATTAATTATGTTGTCtgcattttattgtttcttttgtgttttgtaacAATGCCTTAAGCCgtattattttgtttctgaAGGAATATGGTAAGTGGATTTACAGATCATACAGTGGATTTAAGTAACAGCCttaaaatattgtttaatatttctggcattgtttttttcacattgcgCGTATACTGTTATGTATTTACATGAAAGCTTTGAGTCCATTCTATTCCAATTGGATTTCCAGTTTATGTTTGAATGCAGCCTGTTAATACATGACTCAAGCTGTGTGTCAGTTTAACTAATTATGTTGCACTTGGCAGTTTGCTCTCAAAACCAAAGTTGCTACTGCACGCATTTAAAAGTGTGTGTTACTCAAAGCCTTAAGAGATTACGAAAGACCCAAGTGATTTCACTTGGTTTGTctgaagttatttttttaatataacgTGTGTAATAAAACATCCACGATCAATGTGCATATGTTGAGTTTGTAAggaagttttaagttttacatttcattttattttgttggaaaccAATAAAAGCTTGTCTTGCCAAATAAGAACACCAAAACAGAAACATTTCCACTGCTTCTTAAGTTCGGGCTTGCAGCGACGTGGATTATAGATTGTCAGCATTGTCTATTCTATTTTCCTAATGACGACATATAACAGCTTATTATAAAcgttactcttttttttaagggaatGCCATTTAGGAACATTAGCCTAAATATATTTGATCCACTTGTTAAAGCAGCGTCATGTATTTGAACAGAAATGTGTATTCTGTTCAGTGATATAGGACCTATAGGTCCAACTGTGCCAATTGTAAAATGATCATTGCTCCCAATTGAGGCCAAattttacaaattattttcGAGTATTTACCTCTGACTTTTTTACAGGCGTAGCACGGTATTTTCCCAACAGTGATAGTATTTCTGTAAGTTTACACGTTGCTAGGCAACACCGGAGGCTGCCAGGCACGGGTCAAGCTAGCGCTCCACGTCGCCTTTGCTAATTTGCGTGCAAGATTTATCTGCACGACAATGCCTCTCAGTGCCGACGCGAAGAAACCCCCCCATCACGACCAGATCACGGAGATGCAGCGAAAAATCCAACTTCTGGGTGAGTTCGTATTTTCGTCTCTTGAGCGTTCACGTCGCCGCGGACGTTCGCTTCGCTCCAAGCAGCCAGAATTCACTTTGAATCCGCCCCGGGGACCAGCTGCTCTCCACCCATAACTAAATCCAACAGAAACCAGCGGTCAGCTTCGTGACTATCACACTATGAGACGCACGTATCGTGTATTATGTATTGTTGGTGTAACGATTCAATGTGTCCACCAGAGGGCGACAGAAGCGCCTCGTATGAGAGCTCTCAGTCCACCGTGAGGAGCAACAGCGAGCACATCCGCCGGCTGAGGCAGGACAACAAGAGGCTCTGCAGAGAGCTGGCAGAGGCCAATGCTGTGAGCTCCACCATGCTGGGAAAACCTTCCCATATCTGTTGCCTATTATGTGTCCTTGCTTATCTTAGTCAATAAAGCAGTCAAATATCATTGCTGACTGGTTCTTTTTGGTGTTCTGCTTGCTGTAGGGTGATGGAAATATCGTCACGAAGGCCCTTCGCAACAGCGGGTTGAAGAAGGATGCCTACTGCAGCGTTTCAGGGAAGGTGAGAGGAACGAGCATCCATACTCTGAGATTGCAGAATTGTtcacttttattattaaaaaaaaatattttatatatatttttgttttaatctacACAATTATATTGTTGGACTATTTCACCACAGGGTTTGCTGCTGCTAATCCAAGCTGAACTACTGTTGGTACCAGTAAAATGCAAtaacaacatttaaaatagaCAAAGTTCTCAGTTTGGTGTCTAAAAAAGtagcataataaaataaaaataataatacaactcTCCTTTTCTGGCTCACTGTCATCATGTCTGTCCCTTGTTTGCTCTCACACACTCGTGCATGTCCTTTCTCAGACCGCTCTGACAACACTCGAGCACAGGGTGTTGTCCAAGAAGAAACAACTCAATGCCCTAAAACACACCAGCCAGACCCACCAGCGtcgcctggaggagctgcagatggAATACCAGAGAATGAAACCAGACAGCAGCAGCGGAGCACCGTCTCCTGATGCTCGCATTTGGAAAAAGGAGGAAGATGCCATGGTGGTTACCTCGTGAAGAAATGAAACTAATTCTATTGTCCGCCCGTACGATATGTACATAACTTAATAGTACACGGCCTGTAaacagtgtgcatgtgtgtcctcAGAACCTGCGGGCACTGGAGAACAGCCTGGAGAAGACCCAGTATAAATGCAAAGAGGCACAGAACATCATGGTTAACTATCAGAAACTCAAAAGTCACCTGCAGGTCAGTTCAATAGTTCAAACTGTTAGCATCAAAATAAGATATTGTgcaaatctccccccccccccagtgttgTTGTCACCACCTCACATAATGATTTGTGCCTCAGCTCGTTGTAGACATTATACTGCAACTTACTTAAGTACACTGGAGGTTAGCCGTGCGTTGCCCGTGAGCAGATACCCTTATGAGGCTGTGTTTTCGCCACCGTGTCTGCCAGTAATATAGGTACTATGTACAGAAAAAGTGGATGTTTGCTGTTTCTCTGCAGGGTGATGGCCCTCACCCTGACACGTTGTCGTGCCCTTGTGTTTGTGATGTGTAAACGATGAGTCGTACGGTCCTTCCTTTCACAGGCTCACTTTACCTTTGTTCGGACTAAAGTGACTAAATGACAACGGAACGGTTATAAATCACGCGGAGGTTTATATTGCGGTGTCACAACAGATCCTGTATTCTAGAAACGCTCAGTGACACTCTTGCTGTCCTTTCCCCTTTTCACGTCTTTACTGGCACCACTCCAGGAGGACAGTCTCACTTTCCAGAACCAGTTGGACAGTCTGGAAGCAGACATCCTGCAGCACAGAGAGGAGCTTCACCACATGCAGGTCGTGAACAACAAGGCACAACTCTCTAAAGAAGCTGCAAAGGTGACTCGCAACTCTCCAGCGAGTGGGTTTTCAACATGCCTGTTTCTACTGCGGCGTCACAAGGATGATTCACTCGTTATTAATAACATAGCTGTATGAGTCAAAGCGTTCCTATCGGTGTTTCCCCAACTGTGTCGACGCATGGATACGACAAAAACAGATGCATTAACCTCCCTCATCACTTTACAAACAGCGATTCTCCCCCTAAAAATGTTTCTCCTCCTATATCGTCTGCTCCCCCCCAGCTGGActtacagcagcaggaggaattGCTCTACAAGGAGCGCAAGGAGAGAGAGCGCATTTTAGCAGGCTACAGGAAAACGGTCGAGGAGCACAAGGCCCAGGCTGAAAAAGTCGATAGAAGGGTGAGATACACATGATGTTACATGTTTGTACACTTCAACAACGTTATTGTAGTATTTGTACTGACGCACAGTTGTTTGAACAGCTACTTTCTCACTGGCCATGTGCACATGACCACAGAAAGGCCTCCAACACTCAGCCAGCCTCATTAGTATTTTTTGTCTAGTTCAAATAACAGTTGATTGTTTATGCTTTTAAGGCTCAGAGAACAACTATGCAGCCAGATGAGCTGAACAGTGAAGCCCAGCGCAGCACACCCAGGATGggggatgaagaggaaaagGTCATCTCCACTTTTGAGGAGGCCTTCCAACAAATCAAGGAGGCCACCGGGGTGACAGATGTACAGGTGTGGATGTGGAAAGAGAAGGACTGCTCACACCAGCTGTGTATTCATGCACACATGGATGGGTGTTTTGATAACAGGTTCTCCTTTTTAGGAGATAGTGGAGCGCTTTATCTCCCAGaaagagacacaccaacatctGCAGAAGCTGAAGGGAGAGAATGAGaaggtgctgcagcagctgaaggagcagaaggagctcCTGGACCAACAGTACCAGGATATGACATATTCTGGAGAGGCTAAACTCTCCAGGTGAGACACTCGGACAGTAGTGCTGGAGTAGAACCAAGTGACTGTGATGTTTAGCCTCAAGTGTCCTCACGTTCTCTCCGGCTTTATCAGCGACCAACAGATGCTGCAGGAGTGTGAGATGCAACTGCGGGCTCAACAGCAGAGGTGTGATGCTAGCGAAGAGCGCCTGGAAGGGCTTGTTAAAGCCCTCGGTACTGTCCGAGCCGGAGTGCAGCACCTTGCAGACAAACTGCAACACATCACGCTGGTAAATACGCCTCCAACCATCATGACCGTAGGTCATGTGTTAATTTACGTTTTCCCTAAACACATCCATGTCTAGTATAAATGGCTTTCTGCTCAGAAATCCTGATAATTGTACATGTGACCACCATATCATCCAGAGTGAGGATACAGAGGCCTCCGGCGTGTCTCCGGACTCAGATGAGTTTGTGGTGGAGCTGATGACTCAGTGTGAGCTGAGGTTGCAGTTGCTCCTCGAGGAGCTTCAGGGAAAGGACTTGGCTACTACCctgaaggagatggaggaagaggaggtgagtCCACTCATCAGCACTCATCCGGCTTCCCTGTGGTTTTAAATAAAGGTTCTGTTGCTGAACAGGATTTTGAAAATTGTTGAATCATTTGCATAAATAGCCTGGCAAACATATAAGGTTTATGTACATCGTTAAAATGACAAGTGTGTGCGAGAGGCAGAAGGTAATTAGATCAACCACGTAGCACATTTAGTTATAGCACACTTCTCCTGAACGGAGAATGTTGGCACTGAAGCGGCCCTACGGTAGTTTTAAATGCAGGTTATACTGCGACATTCACCAATCACAGCAGTATGGAGTTGGCAGCAGCGACGGTGTCTGCGTGGTTGACCcaaatgtctgtctgtgtaAGTGAAACGTGATAGTGTCACAAAATGTACGAGTTGTTACATATGAAGGTTGAGTTTGAAGCTGGGTGTGGAAGAGggagggcgggcgggggggaaGAGGCATTATTAAAATCTGTCCTCAGTAGCCTCAAAACACCTGATCAACAATTCGCCATTGAAGTCCAGCAtaggacagaaagaaaagatgttTTCAACACAAttctaaataaatattgtttcaaAATGCAGAGCCAAATCTTATTCCTGCAGTGGAGTAGAGCTGTAGAAGAAACGTGTCGTTTGTATTTCTCAATATTTCGCTTTTTTTTAGCTTCTCTTCTGAAATAAGCGGTTTGACATTCCGTTGATGGATGTCGCTCTATCACGAACACTATGAAACTAACACCCCGTGTCCACATACATCACCTGGCAAAGTACTCAGAACACAGTAGACGTCTCCAAAACCACGTGTTGCCAAGGGGAAAGACTCACGGTGAGAACAATATAAGTGCTGTGATTACGGTAATGACAGGTGTGTGGCAAAGGTTCAAAATAACTAGATCAACCACAAAGTACATTCAGTACTCAACAGAGGCGTTCAAGCAGAATTAAACGTGTCCCCACAGAGGAATCTCTGGCAAGAGGCCTCCTGAAAGTCATTTGACAAACGTGTGCGAGGCGACCACAGGGAAGGGATTGGGGACATGCGTCTCATAACACTTTCCTGTGTTAGTTTGTGTAAAGTACATTTTGAATGTGGACTCCTGCTTTGACGGTGTGAGCAGCGGCGTGAATCTTCAGAGGAGAATGCAGTTCAGAGGGCATTTTGGGCTCTTGTCTGCATTGCGTGGTGCCATAAATGGACGCAGCGTGGCGGGTTGCGGCTTCGCGTGCATAGCTTATCTGAACGGAAAGGCGGCCATTGGAGTGTTTGTTCTTGATTGCTGACGCTCAGCAGCAACCTCTCTGTTTGATGACACACTGCGGGATATCAGAGTGGACTGTAGGAAACACGTAACACACTGTAAGACCTGCTATTGACTTTGACCATTTTTAGAAAGCATAATCTTTCTGTTTGACGCAACTCTGAGCTGATAATTTCAAAATCAGCGTAGCCTTGTTTGCCTGACCGCTACGGTAATAAGCAGGTCAAAGAACTCACACTTCTACCATAAAGAAGTGCATCCATTCTGGGGAAGATTGACCGTGCGCCCCTCATACCATTTACATGACAAGAACATAGACAGGAACATCACCAGAAGATCAGTGTTAACACTTATTATTTTCTGTTATTATTCTTagaagacaagaaagaaaagaaaaaatcttgATATTGAAAACAAATCTTGAGAATCCCTGATTTTGCCAATTTACAATGAAGAAATATAACATACAAGTttagtttagtgttttttttcttctttttgttgctcTGAGCAGTTCTACGTGAGGATTGAAGGCAAACTGCCAGTTTACAACACGCGTGTCAAGCTACATGAGGAGCAAAGTCTGGACCTATTCAATGATGGTGAGTCGGGAGCCAACGtcactaacacacacaataacgcgcacgcacacacacattacactcTCATACAAGCGCACCGTTTAAACTGTCactctttgtgtttcagaggaaaAGAGTGACGAGGAAGAGTCTGACATCATATCGCGTGAGGCACTGAAGCGTCAATCTCAGCTGATCATTGACTCTAAATCCAAGAAAAAGTCCTGGAATAAGAAGAAGGGCAAATTCTGAACAGACAGAACTGTCCCAAGACTTAAGGAAAGATAACCGCCACAATTATCAATAAGTGCTGTTACAAAAAAATCTTAAATTTTCAAGTAAATTGTTGGCTGAAATGAACAAGGAACAATCTTagacacaaaagaaacacaagcacTATTTTTGATGATGTGTTGTGATGACGAG
The sequence above is a segment of the Gasterosteus aculeatus chromosome 9, fGasAcu3.hap1.1, whole genome shotgun sequence genome. Coding sequences within it:
- the odad3 gene encoding coiled-coil domain-containing protein 151 isoform X1; amino-acid sequence: MPLSADAKKPPHHDQITEMQRKIQLLEGDRSASYESSQSTVRSNSEHIRRLRQDNKRLCRELAEANAGDGNIVTKALRNSGLKKDAYCSVSGKTALTTLEHRVLSKKKQLNALKHTSQTHQRRLEELQMEYQRMKPDSSSGAPSPDARIWKKEEDAMNLRALENSLEKTQYKCKEAQNIMVNYQKLKSHLQEDSLTFQNQLDSLEADILQHREELHHMQVVNNKAQLSKEAAKLDLQQQEELLYKERKERERILAGYRKTVEEHKAQAEKVDRRAQRTTMQPDELNSEAQRSTPRMGDEEEKVISTFEEAFQQIKEATGVTDVQEIVERFISQKETHQHLQKLKGENEKVLQQLKEQKELLDQQYQDMTYSGEAKLSSDQQMLQECEMQLRAQQQRCDASEERLEGLVKALGTVRAGVQHLADKLQHITLSEDTEASGVSPDSDEFVVELMTQCELRLQLLLEELQGKDLATTLKEMEEEECFFSSFCCSEQFYVRIEGKLPVYNTRVKLHEEQSLDLFNDEEKSDEEESDIISREALKRQSQLIIDSKSKKKSWNKKKGKF
- the odad3 gene encoding coiled-coil domain-containing protein 151 isoform X2, with the protein product MPLSADAKKPPHHDQITEMQRKIQLLEGDRSASYESSQSTVRSNSEHIRRLRQDNKRLCRELAEANAGDGNIVTKALRNSGLKKDAYCSVSGKTALTTLEHRVLSKKKQLNALKHTSQTHQRRLEELQMEYQRMKPDSSSGAPSPDARIWKKEEDAMNLRALENSLEKTQYKCKEAQNIMVNYQKLKSHLQEDSLTFQNQLDSLEADILQHREELHHMQVVNNKAQLSKEAAKLDLQQQEELLYKERKERERILAGYRKTVEEHKAQAEKVDRRAQRTTMQPDELNSEAQRSTPRMGDEEEKVISTFEEAFQQIKEATGVTDVQEIVERFISQKETHQHLQKLKGENEKVLQQLKEQKELLDQQYQDMTYSGEAKLSSDQQMLQECEMQLRAQQQRCDASEERLEGLVKALGTVRAGVQHLADKLQHITLSEDTEASGVSPDSDEFVVELMTQCELRLQLLLEELQGKDLATTLKEMEEEEFYVRIEGKLPVYNTRVKLHEEQSLDLFNDEEKSDEEESDIISREALKRQSQLIIDSKSKKKSWNKKKGKF